The following DNA comes from Peribacillus sp. FSL E2-0218.
GGATGGAAAAACGCTTAAAATAAATAAATATGTAAACAGGAATGACTTTGTCCCACATGAAATGTCTTTTTATCAAGAAGTTATTCAAAAGATACACGAACAGGGTAAAATATTTAAAGCATGTAAGTAAAGTAAGAAAAAATATAAGGTGGAATGATCATGATTGGTTTGCTGAACCTTGGAAGTCTCGTGCTTGGACTACTTGCTTGGATCCTTCCGATTGTAAATCTCTTTCGATTTAAAAGAAAGGAGGGTAACAGCTGGGTTACACTTTCTTTAATAAGTATCAGTGCTTGTGCTACATCGTTATGTTTCCAGATTATATATCATTATCACCTAGTAAGGATTGAGGATTGGGGTGCCCTTATGGACACCATGTATGCGGTTGCATTCACAGCTACAGTTCTCCTCATCGTTACCACGATTTTAAATGTAATTACGTTAGTTTTATATCGTGATAGAACAGTAAAGTAGAGGTGTGGATGTATAGAAAGATGTACGCTGGAGTAAAGACGGTATAGACTTCATTATGTATTTATCCTTCTGACAGGTATGGTTCTAATTATTTTGGAAGCGTGCCTCATGTTTTGTTGAATTTGTAATTTTTCTGTTCATTTTTTGGTATCCTTTCTAACGATTTAGCAATCTGGATACGACGAAAATAGGTGAGTGGCCTCGGCAGTTCTTTATCTTATGAAAATTGCAGGGGAGAGGAAAGAAGACAGTATATTCATGCAGGGAACATTGGTCATGACTTGCATGTGAAAAGCTAAAAATGAGGGTGTTATTGTTTGTGTAAAATATTATTAACGTCTAATGGCTTTTTTACGGATAGGATTAAACAACAATTCCTGCAAAGTATTGATGGTCAAATTATGAACGCAAAAGCCGCTATCATTACTACAGGTTCTCAACAGAAGCAATACAATAAGTTTGCAATGAAGGCAAAAGAAGACTTAGGGAAAATGGGTTTTAAGCAAGTTGATTTTATGGATATAGAATTTGCTTTTCCTGAACGACTTAAACCATATAACGTGATTTACATTAACGGCGGGAACCCGTTTCATTTGCTGTTTCATATGAAAAAAAGTGGTGCTGACTTGATTTTAAAGGGCTTAGCAAAACTAAACACTGTATTTGTCGGGGTAAGTGCTGGAGCAATCATTCTAGGCCCGAACATCGAGGTTGTGAATTTTTTTACTCCGCAAATCAATACGGTACATATGAAGGATTTAGCTGCATTGAGTTTAACCGATATTGCTGTTTTTCCTCATTATGATCGAGAAGATCTGTTTCCTAATAACGCTGGCAAGTCAATAGAAGAGAGGTTGAAAGTGTTCGAACATATAAATGAATGTTCTCTTGTAAGACTCAAGGATGACGAATCCATCCTTTTACAGTGAAAATCGAAGAATAAAAAAAGGTCAGCGCTGAAAACTTTTTTTGATATGAAATATCTTGATGTAAGATTTTTATGGCTGCATTTTTTTGGAGGGTGCATTTGTATGCAAACAAATATAATTCAAAAAGTAGGGCAAATTGGGTTAGCTGTTAAAGATTTAGATAACAAAGATAAACTTGATCTTCCGCTTTTATTTAACACTGAAAATATGGCATTCTTTGAATGCAATGGACTGCGATTGCTTTTAAGCCTCCCGGGTATTTTAGTGAGTTCAATACCAGCTGATTTTGCTGTAACCATGATTCGGCAAGCCATATCTAATGTCACTATCCTCATGATTGCATCTGAATGTTGGAGAATTGGTGCCCAATATTTTATGAACTATTGAATTTGAAAGTATAAAAGCCCTCTTGAATGATGTGTCACAGGACACTGACCCAACACTAAAAAAGGGGGCTTGTTTATGTTATTCACCGTACGAGTGATCTGGAAATTTCCTTGCCTTTCAATCCTCAATGGATAGGGAGGGTGCCTGTCCCATTTTCATGATCAGAAATCCGCTCCAGGCAAACAGGAGGGAAGCAAGGTAAAAAATGCTGCCGATCGTTAGGAAGTCGACTAAATATCCGGTGGCGATTACCGCCGCTGCCGCACCAATGGAGGTCCAGACATGGTAGTTGCCGATTTCCTTGCCAGCCGTCGCTTTCGTAACATATCGTGCAAGTACAGTTTTTTCCGTGTTTTTTTGAACGGCTCCAAGAATGCCCATGATAATTTGCAAGAGATACACATGCCATATTTCATAGGCAAGAGGAAAGGCCAGGAGGATCAGGGCCATTCCCCATGAATAAATGAGGAGAAATGCTTTGTCACCTGCTTTGTCCGTGATTTTTCCTATCAGTGGGTAACATAGTGCTGCAGTCAGCGAAAATATTCCATATGCCCAGCCGAATTGGGAATAGCTTGTCCCGACATTTTTGATAAGCAATATATAAAAGGGGAATATCATGCTTGCAGCCATTCCTACAGTACCTTGGTAAACAATAAATCGTTTATAATTCATGGATGATACTCCTTATAGAAAAGATTCAAAAAGCGATTATCTGGATCGTATTTCTTTTTTAAGTGAAAGAATTCCTCCGCATGAGGATAGGCTTCATATAATTGAGCTTTGGTCGGATACCCGTAATAAGGTAAATAATAGCTGCCACTATGGGCTAGCGCCACATCGATCATGCTGCGGATGACCCTTTCCGTGTTTCGTTTACTTTCGTCATCAGTTCCTTGGTTGATGAGCATGACAAGGGCGAACATATCGTCTTTGGCATACGACATAAGTGAATCATCGTTTTTTTCAACATAACGAATGGTAATATTTAATAAATTAAAATCTTTTTCATTGGACAAAACGTTTCTTAAATCATCGATGTAATCCGCAAACTGATCTACCGGCACGAAGTATTCCTGCAGTACTTCCGTTTTGGAGGGATTGCTATAATCCATGAAGGCCGAGTCGGACCGCATCGCATTATTCCTGGAAATCATGGTCCCATCCAGCTTGGCGGTGTATGACTCCTGAATGTTCCAAAACCGCTCTTTTCCCCAATCATTGTAACGCGATAAGCCGAGGAAGAATTTTGGTAGGGCCACGATCGTTTCCCGTTTCAGGAAATCGTAGTCCGCAAGCCTCGTTTGATTTTTCGCCATATAATAGTCGGTTACATACATTTCGTCCAGATAGGAACCAGGAGCGACGGATATCCTAGCTAGATGCATTTTCACCTCATTCTTTTGCAAAACCTCTTGTTTAAAATACGACGTATATTCATCATAATGCAGTGATTTTGTTTTGATTTGATATAGCTCATCATCAGTGAGATGAAGGGTCACATCCAGAATGATGCCAAACAAACCATATCCGCCGATGACCGCAGAAAACAATTCCGGATTTTCTTCACGGCTCACGGTGAGAATCTGTCCTTTTGCATCAAGCAATCGAAACGACTCAACAGTTTCAATCAATGCATGATGCCGGATATCGCGGCCGTGGACATTGACGCTCAAAGAACCGCCGATTGTGAATATATTCTGAGATTGGCTGACCTTTAATGATAGTCCGTAAGGGTTGATATACTCTTGCACATCGGCCCAAGTTGCGCCGCTCTGGACCGTGATACGCTTCCTCGATACATTCAAATCAAGGATTTCATCATAATTCTTCATATCGATCAGGATCCCATTCGGATATAAGGTCTGTCCCCCTTGGCTGTGCTGCATA
Coding sequences within:
- a CDS encoding Type 1 glutamine amidotransferase-like domain-containing protein — its product is MCKILLTSNGFFTDRIKQQFLQSIDGQIMNAKAAIITTGSQQKQYNKFAMKAKEDLGKMGFKQVDFMDIEFAFPERLKPYNVIYINGGNPFHLLFHMKKSGADLILKGLAKLNTVFVGVSAGAIILGPNIEVVNFFTPQINTVHMKDLAALSLTDIAVFPHYDREDLFPNNAGKSIEERLKVFEHINECSLVRLKDDESILLQ
- a CDS encoding FAD-binding oxidoreductase; this translates as MKRFIFAILYSILFGLSLHAFHFKLNHPIAEDISRLMPVKMKAIKAEDDEGALQKIVLKARKDDDPISIAGMQHSQGGQTLYPNGILIDMKNYDEILDLNVSRKRITVQSGATWADVQEYINPYGLSLKVSQSQNIFTIGGSLSVNVHGRDIRHHALIETVESFRLLDAKGQILTVSREENPELFSAVIGGYGLFGIILDVTLHLTDDELYQIKTKSLHYDEYTSYFKQEVLQKNEVKMHLARISVAPGSYLDEMYVTDYYMAKNQTRLADYDFLKRETIVALPKFFLGLSRYNDWGKERFWNIQESYTAKLDGTMISRNNAMRSDSAFMDYSNPSKTEVLQEYFVPVDQFADYIDDLRNVLSNEKDFNLLNITIRYVEKNDDSLMSYAKDDMFALVMLINQGTDDESKRNTERVIRSMIDVALAHSGSYYLPYYGYPTKAQLYEAYPHAEEFFHLKKKYDPDNRFLNLFYKEYHP
- a CDS encoding MFS transporter; amino-acid sequence: MNYKRFIVYQGTVGMAASMIFPFYILLIKNVGTSYSQFGWAYGIFSLTAALCYPLIGKITDKAGDKAFLLIYSWGMALILLAFPLAYEIWHVYLLQIIMGILGAVQKNTEKTVLARYVTKATAGKEIGNYHVWTSIGAAAAVIATGYLVDFLTIGSIFYLASLLFAWSGFLIMKMGQAPSLSIED